One segment of uncultured Tolumonas sp. DNA contains the following:
- the groL gene encoding chaperonin GroEL (60 kDa chaperone family; promotes refolding of misfolded polypeptides especially under stressful conditions; forms two stacked rings of heptamers to form a barrel-shaped 14mer; ends can be capped by GroES; misfolded proteins enter the barrel where they are refolded when GroES binds) translates to MAAKDVKFGNDARIKMLEGVNVLANAVKVTLGPKGRNVVLDKSFGAPTITKDGVSVAKEIELEDKFQNMGAQMVKEVASQANDAAGDGTTTATVLAQSIITEGLKAVAAGMNPMDLKRGIDKAVVAAVEELKKLSVPCADTKAIAQVGTISANSDENVGKLIAEAMDKVGRDGVITVEDGQALQDELAVVEGMQFDRGYLSPYFVNKPETASVELDDPFILLVDKKVSNIREMLSVLEGVAKAGKPLVIIAEDVEGEALATLVVNTMRGIVKVAAVKAPGFGDRRKAMLQDIAILTAGTVISEEIGMELEKATLEELGRAKRVVITKENTTIIDGVGEAALIEARIAQIRQQIEDSSSDYDKEKLQERVAKLAGGVAVIKVGATTEVEMKEKKARVEDALHATRAAVEEGVVAGGGVALVRAAAKLAELKGDNEDQTVGIRVALRAMESPLRQIVDNAGEEPSVVANRVREGDGNFGYNAATEVYGDMLEMGILDPTKVTRLALQFAASVAGLMITTECMVTDAPKKDAPAMPDMGGMGGMGGMM, encoded by the coding sequence ATGGCAGCTAAAGACGTTAAATTTGGCAACGACGCCCGTATTAAAATGCTGGAAGGTGTCAACGTTCTGGCGAACGCAGTTAAAGTAACCCTGGGCCCGAAAGGCCGTAACGTAGTGCTGGATAAATCATTCGGCGCGCCAACTATCACTAAAGATGGTGTTTCTGTAGCGAAAGAAATTGAGCTGGAAGATAAATTCCAGAACATGGGCGCACAGATGGTGAAAGAAGTGGCTTCGCAAGCAAATGATGCGGCGGGCGACGGTACTACCACTGCAACCGTATTGGCGCAATCTATCATCACCGAAGGTCTGAAAGCCGTTGCTGCGGGTATGAACCCAATGGATCTGAAACGTGGTATCGACAAAGCGGTCGTTGCTGCTGTGGAAGAGCTGAAAAAACTGTCTGTGCCATGTGCTGATACCAAAGCCATCGCTCAGGTAGGTACTATCTCTGCAAACTCTGATGAAAATGTCGGCAAACTGATCGCTGAAGCGATGGATAAAGTAGGCCGTGACGGTGTTATCACTGTGGAAGATGGTCAAGCACTGCAAGACGAACTGGCTGTGGTTGAAGGCATGCAGTTCGATCGCGGTTACTTGTCTCCATACTTCGTGAACAAACCAGAAACTGCATCAGTTGAACTGGATGACCCATTCATCCTGTTGGTTGATAAGAAAGTATCTAACATCCGCGAAATGCTGTCTGTGTTGGAAGGCGTTGCGAAAGCCGGTAAACCACTGGTGATCATCGCTGAAGACGTGGAAGGCGAAGCGCTGGCAACGTTGGTGGTAAACACCATGCGTGGCATCGTGAAAGTAGCTGCAGTGAAAGCACCTGGTTTCGGCGACCGTCGTAAAGCCATGCTGCAAGATATCGCTATCCTGACTGCTGGTACTGTGATCTCTGAAGAGATCGGCATGGAGTTGGAAAAAGCGACGCTGGAAGAGTTGGGCCGTGCGAAACGTGTTGTGATCACTAAAGAAAACACCACCATCATCGATGGCGTGGGTGAAGCAGCACTGATCGAAGCGCGTATTGCTCAGATCCGTCAGCAGATCGAAGACTCTTCTTCTGATTATGACAAAGAAAAACTGCAAGAACGCGTAGCTAAACTGGCTGGCGGTGTTGCAGTAATCAAAGTCGGTGCAACCACCGAAGTTGAAATGAAAGAGAAAAAAGCCCGTGTTGAAGATGCGCTGCACGCAACCCGCGCAGCAGTAGAAGAAGGCGTGGTAGCTGGTGGTGGTGTGGCACTGGTTCGTGCTGCCGCTAAACTGGCTGAGCTGAAAGGCGACAACGAAGACCAGACCGTGGGTATCCGTGTTGCACTGCGTGCGATGGAATCTCCACTGCGTCAGATCGTCGACAACGCCGGTGAAGAGCCATCAGTAGTTGCTAACCGTGTTCGTGAAGGCGACGGTAACTTCGGTTACAACGCGGCAACTGAAGTTTACGGTGACATGCTGGAAATGGGTATTCTGGACCCAACCAAAGTAACCCGTCTGGCACTGCAATTCGCAGCTTCAGTAGCTGGTCTGATGATCACTACCGAATGTATGGTTACTGATGCACCGAAGAAAGATGCGCCTGCAATGCCTGATATGGGCGGCATGGGTGGCATGGGCGGTATGATGTAA
- a CDS encoding co-chaperone GroES gives MKIRPLHDRVIIKRTEVESKSAGGIVLTGSAAQKSTRGEVLAVGTGRILDNGEVKALAVKVGDKVIFNEGYGVKTEKLDGQEVLILSETDILAIVEE, from the coding sequence ATGAAAATTCGTCCATTGCATGATCGTGTGATCATCAAACGTACCGAAGTTGAGTCTAAGTCTGCAGGCGGTATCGTGCTGACTGGTTCTGCTGCTCAGAAATCCACTCGTGGTGAAGTTCTGGCTGTCGGCACGGGTCGAATCCTGGATAACGGCGAAGTGAAAGCGCTGGCTGTCAAAGTAGGTGACAAAGTGATTTTCAACGAAGGTTACGGCGTGAAAACCGAGAAACTGGATGGTCAGGAAGTGTTGATCCTGTCTGAAACTGACATCCTGGCAATTGTTGAAGAATAA
- a CDS encoding FxsA family protein, with amino-acid sequence MAKIASGLFLLFFLELWVIIKVGSVIGAFMVILLMIVGAGYGISLVRSQGLRTMMSMQQQLAQGVAPAATMLEGVALLIAGALFIFPGFLTDIAALLLLQPFVRRWLARKLTSSSRWQVYGAHTTVESEAQRVEPTSDDFSDEMTKEKIKRTPRQGTTVDGEYENKDDASKQ; translated from the coding sequence GTGGCAAAAATTGCATCTGGTTTGTTCCTGCTGTTCTTTCTGGAATTATGGGTCATCATCAAAGTAGGTTCCGTCATCGGTGCCTTTATGGTGATCTTACTGATGATCGTGGGGGCTGGGTATGGCATCTCACTGGTTCGCTCGCAAGGCTTGCGCACCATGATGTCGATGCAGCAACAACTGGCACAAGGTGTCGCGCCTGCCGCCACCATGTTGGAAGGTGTGGCGTTATTAATCGCGGGCGCCTTGTTTATTTTCCCTGGTTTTCTGACTGATATTGCCGCATTGCTGTTATTACAGCCGTTTGTTCGCCGTTGGCTGGCTCGCAAATTAACCAGCAGTAGCCGCTGGCAGGTCTATGGTGCGCACACCACGGTAGAAAGCGAAGCACAGCGTGTTGAACCGACCAGCGATGATTTTTCTGACGAAATGACGAAAGAGAAAATTAAGCGTACACCACGCCAGGGAACCACCGTAGATGGCGAGTATGAAAATAAAGATGACGCTTCCAAACAGTAA
- the cutA gene encoding divalent-cation tolerance protein CutA, protein MSDAIVVLCTCPDNTSARQLAQTLLSEKLAACVNLIPQVTSLYYWQGKMEESQEVQLVIKTRRTMFGVLQERLLTLHPYEVPEILALPILCGNPAYLQWVQEQTTP, encoded by the coding sequence ATGAGTGATGCCATCGTCGTGCTATGCACTTGTCCTGACAACACCAGCGCCCGCCAACTGGCGCAGACTTTACTGAGTGAAAAACTGGCGGCCTGCGTCAATCTCATTCCACAAGTCACCTCGTTGTATTACTGGCAAGGCAAAATGGAAGAAAGTCAGGAAGTGCAATTGGTCATCAAAACCCGCCGTACCATGTTCGGGGTACTGCAAGAGCGACTACTCACCTTACACCCGTATGAGGTGCCGGAAATTCTGGCCTTGCCGATCTTGTGTGGAAACCCGGCATATCTGCAATGGGTGCAGGAACAAACAACACCATGA
- the dsbD gene encoding protein-disulfide reductase DsbD — MIRYLQLCFLVVLFAVILPVKADDALLQQLIPSSKPQFLPVAQAFVISTQQTQNQLQITLQPAEGYYLYRDKIRVEMGGVTVPLSLPNGELHQDEYLGQTEIYPQAATFSVTFKTIATGANATLYYQGCTPGLCYPPQQQTIALSAYQPPSAQSPPAIANPNIDSPESKLFMQPGLLALLSFFAMGVGLSLTPCVYPMYPVLSAMLSQHGQALDWRRGLMLSVAYVFGMAITYTLLGLLIASAGAGIQGWLQNPWLLGLFSVFYLALALSLFFGNGLQLPRVWQDKLHYLANRQSLHSWYGVAMLGALSGLIGSPCTSAPLSGVLLFIAQSGKPLFGASALFLLSLGMGLPLLILGAFGGQYLPKAGRWMLFVKQLFALLLLAMPLFLLERFIPIYLATQLWHWFLLALLLWLVWRLWPTALAPRTRPIILLVLFAIGLFVLNHYNEQETPLLPFTRVNNQAELQQQLATAKEQGKPVMLDLYADWCVACRELDEKTFRDPNIQQSLRHYHLLRADVSANSREHQALMQELQVLGLPNVLFFDAQSQPNPQLRLQGFVSANELQGKLEQCQRNQHC, encoded by the coding sequence ATGATCCGTTATCTGCAGCTCTGTTTTCTAGTGGTGCTATTCGCCGTCATACTGCCGGTTAAAGCCGACGATGCCTTATTACAACAGCTTATCCCCTCGTCGAAACCGCAATTTTTACCGGTAGCACAAGCCTTTGTTATCAGCACGCAACAAACACAAAATCAGCTGCAAATTACGTTACAACCGGCAGAGGGTTATTATCTGTATCGCGATAAGATCCGAGTCGAGATGGGTGGCGTAACCGTGCCATTGTCTTTGCCCAATGGCGAATTACATCAGGATGAATATTTAGGGCAAACCGAGATTTATCCGCAAGCGGCCACCTTCAGCGTGACCTTTAAAACTATCGCGACTGGCGCAAACGCAACGCTCTATTATCAGGGCTGTACGCCAGGCTTGTGTTATCCGCCGCAGCAACAAACCATAGCCTTATCAGCGTATCAGCCACCATCGGCGCAATCGCCACCCGCCATCGCTAACCCAAACATAGATAGCCCGGAAAGTAAGCTATTTATGCAACCCGGCCTGCTGGCCTTGCTCAGTTTCTTTGCGATGGGTGTTGGTCTGTCACTGACACCGTGCGTCTATCCGATGTATCCCGTGTTGAGTGCCATGTTAAGCCAGCATGGCCAAGCTTTAGATTGGCGACGAGGTTTAATGTTGTCAGTAGCTTATGTCTTCGGTATGGCGATAACCTACACCCTATTGGGCTTACTGATTGCATCGGCGGGGGCCGGCATTCAGGGTTGGTTGCAAAATCCGTGGCTACTCGGTTTGTTCAGTGTCTTTTATCTCGCTCTGGCACTGAGTCTGTTTTTTGGCAACGGTTTACAGTTGCCACGCGTCTGGCAAGACAAATTGCATTATTTGGCGAACCGACAATCACTTCACTCCTGGTACGGTGTCGCGATGCTCGGTGCCTTATCCGGTCTGATTGGATCACCTTGTACCAGTGCGCCACTTTCCGGTGTACTGCTGTTTATTGCCCAAAGCGGCAAACCATTATTTGGCGCCAGCGCATTATTTTTACTCAGTCTGGGTATGGGCTTGCCATTGTTGATCTTAGGTGCGTTTGGTGGTCAATATTTACCGAAAGCAGGTCGTTGGATGCTCTTTGTCAAACAGCTATTTGCGCTGTTATTGCTGGCAATGCCATTGTTCTTATTAGAGCGTTTTATACCGATTTATCTGGCCACACAGCTATGGCACTGGTTTTTACTGGCGTTACTGTTGTGGTTAGTCTGGCGTCTGTGGCCAACCGCGCTGGCACCTCGCACCAGACCTATCATCCTGTTAGTATTGTTCGCCATTGGCTTGTTCGTGCTTAATCACTACAACGAGCAAGAGACGCCGTTATTACCATTTACTAGAGTGAACAACCAAGCCGAGCTACAGCAACAACTGGCCACCGCGAAAGAACAAGGTAAACCGGTCATGCTCGATCTGTATGCCGACTGGTGTGTGGCCTGTCGTGAACTCGATGAGAAAACCTTCCGCGATCCGAATATTCAGCAATCCTTGCGTCATTATCATTTACTGCGTGCTGATGTTTCCGCCAATAGCCGTGAACACCAGGCGTTAATGCAGGAATTGCAGGTGCTGGGATTACCGAATGTGTTGTTTTTTGATGCACAGAGCCAACCTAATCCGCAGTTACGGCTTCAAGGCTTTGTTTCGGCCAATGAACTACAAGGAAAGCTGGAGCAATGTCAGCGCAATCAGCATTGTTAA
- a CDS encoding GIY-YIG nuclease family protein, protein MSAQSALLSVWSVYLIRDKDNRLYTGITTDVTRRLSQHQAGNGARNLRGRGPLTLHWHSEIGDRSQAQKVEYRLKQWPKARKEQLPQHPEWIESLFIS, encoded by the coding sequence ATGTCAGCGCAATCAGCATTGTTAAGTGTCTGGTCGGTATATTTGATCCGCGATAAAGATAACCGCCTCTATACCGGCATCACCACTGATGTCACACGCCGCCTATCGCAACATCAGGCCGGCAATGGCGCGAGAAACCTGCGTGGCCGTGGCCCACTCACCTTACATTGGCATAGTGAAATTGGTGATCGCAGTCAGGCACAAAAAGTCGAATATCGCCTGAAGCAATGGCCTAAAGCCCGCAAAGAACAATTGCCACAACATCCGGAATGGATTGAATCCTTGTTTATTTCATAA
- a CDS encoding sodium-dependent transporter: protein MTKRDGFTSSFGVLAATLGSAVGLGNIWKFPYMTGANGGAGFLLIYLLATLLVGLPVMIAEITMGRTAKTNPITALQRLAPRGQPWWLIGAFGVAAAFLIMAFYSEVVAWVFAYVPKAISGEILSSDPKVTGAAFGALISDPMQSLVWQWGVLLFIGGILLLGVAKGIEAVTKRLMPLLFVLLLILCAFSLSLDKAGEALKFLFQPDFSKINATVLLAAMGLAFFKLSVGMGTMMTYGSYFRDDQNIPVTAFRVMCADLFVSMLAGIAIFPAVFTFGFQPEAGPPLVFITIPAVFAQMPFGHLLMVLFFILTSVAAIGAMLSLLEVPVAVINERFGVSRKTATLITLLLVALLGSTCALTNSTMAAFKLFGMNMFDLFDYLSSNILLPLGGIAIALFVGWVWGYPALQRAISNQQQLQNQKLNQLLFLILRFVTPLLILAVMLHALNIL from the coding sequence ATGACCAAACGCGATGGTTTTACATCCAGTTTCGGCGTATTGGCTGCGACATTAGGTTCAGCAGTCGGCCTCGGTAATATATGGAAATTCCCCTATATGACTGGTGCCAACGGTGGTGCTGGTTTCCTACTGATTTATCTGCTGGCAACATTGCTGGTCGGGTTACCGGTGATGATTGCGGAAATCACCATGGGTCGCACCGCAAAAACAAATCCGATCACAGCACTGCAACGTCTGGCACCGCGTGGTCAGCCGTGGTGGTTGATCGGTGCGTTCGGTGTAGCCGCCGCATTTTTAATCATGGCGTTCTATTCTGAAGTGGTGGCCTGGGTGTTTGCGTATGTCCCTAAGGCCATCAGCGGTGAAATTCTCTCCAGTGACCCAAAAGTAACCGGCGCGGCTTTCGGCGCCTTGATCAGTGATCCAATGCAATCGCTGGTTTGGCAGTGGGGTGTGTTGTTATTTATCGGCGGGATCTTACTATTAGGTGTCGCCAAAGGGATTGAAGCCGTCACTAAGCGTCTGATGCCGCTGTTGTTTGTGTTATTGCTGATCCTGTGTGCTTTCAGCTTGTCTTTGGATAAAGCCGGTGAAGCGCTGAAATTCCTGTTCCAGCCTGATTTCAGCAAAATCAATGCCACTGTGCTGCTGGCAGCGATGGGCTTAGCGTTCTTTAAACTGTCGGTCGGCATGGGCACCATGATGACCTATGGCAGTTACTTCCGCGACGACCAGAACATTCCGGTCACCGCATTCCGCGTGATGTGTGCGGACTTGTTTGTCTCGATGCTGGCCGGTATTGCCATCTTCCCTGCTGTATTTACCTTTGGTTTTCAGCCGGAAGCCGGCCCCCCGCTGGTTTTCATCACTATTCCCGCTGTATTTGCCCAAATGCCGTTTGGCCATCTGTTGATGGTGCTGTTTTTCATCCTGACTTCCGTCGCGGCTATCGGGGCAATGCTGTCGCTACTGGAAGTCCCAGTGGCGGTGATCAATGAACGTTTTGGTGTGAGCCGTAAAACAGCCACGCTGATCACCTTATTGCTGGTAGCGTTGTTAGGTTCTACTTGCGCATTAACCAATAGCACTATGGCAGCATTCAAACTGTTCGGCATGAATATGTTCGATCTGTTTGATTACTTAAGCTCCAACATTCTGCTGCCGCTGGGTGGGATCGCCATTGCCCTGTTTGTCGGTTGGGTGTGGGGTTATCCGGCATTACAACGCGCCATTAGTAACCAGCAACAATTACAAAATCAGAAATTAAATCAATTACTGTTCCTGATTTTACGCTTTGTCACGCCATTATTGATCCTGGCGGTTATGTTGCATGCACTGAACATTTTATAA
- a CDS encoding serine hydrolase, with translation MNKVVAFLSGLICFSSQSFAATAPKPYVPDEPVPAVASKPVLKKTIVVKRAVKTPIATAKVSKTKPPVKPLATKTAPVAKTTKAGKIKATKNSTVTNMVLNSTQRLNKYSRVQKNKSHQLAQHVDAKPARIASRSAAPVKTTPAANPTRVTNIPLTSGSPFLDSSSALVMNANTGRMIYGKNAARRTPIASITKLMTSMVVLDAKLSMDQPITISDADVDRVKKSSSRLEVGTTLSRYDTMWLALMSSENRAAHSLARTYPGGTSAFVAAMNRKARSLGMNHTVFYDPTGLNKDNTSTAADLALMVQAAYRYPQIRQFTTSTDHDIISASGRQLHYKNSNALVREGVWDIQLSKTGYIKEAGRCLVMVAEVQSKPMVMVFLDAGATSGRISDARNIKTWLERQPTNQLG, from the coding sequence ATGAACAAGGTAGTAGCGTTCTTATCTGGATTAATCTGTTTTTCTTCGCAAAGTTTTGCCGCGACTGCGCCAAAACCCTATGTGCCTGATGAGCCGGTTCCCGCCGTAGCCAGTAAGCCAGTGCTGAAAAAAACCATAGTGGTGAAACGTGCGGTTAAAACACCAATTGCTACCGCCAAAGTAAGTAAAACTAAGCCCCCAGTTAAACCACTGGCAACCAAAACAGCACCGGTAGCTAAAACAACGAAAGCTGGCAAAATCAAAGCTACAAAAAATAGCACCGTGACCAACATGGTGCTCAATTCCACACAGCGACTGAACAAATACAGTCGGGTGCAGAAAAATAAATCACACCAACTGGCGCAGCACGTCGATGCCAAGCCTGCTCGTATCGCGTCGCGGTCTGCGGCTCCGGTTAAAACCACCCCAGCAGCAAACCCAACTCGGGTGACCAATATCCCGTTAACCAGCGGCAGCCCATTTCTGGACTCCAGCTCCGCGTTGGTGATGAATGCGAATACCGGTCGCATGATTTATGGCAAAAATGCCGCACGCCGCACGCCGATTGCGTCCATTACAAAATTAATGACCTCCATGGTTGTGCTGGATGCCAAATTATCAATGGATCAACCGATCACCATCAGTGATGCCGATGTGGATCGCGTCAAAAAATCCAGTTCCCGTCTGGAAGTAGGCACCACACTGTCACGTTACGACACCATGTGGCTGGCACTGATGTCGTCTGAAAACCGCGCGGCACACTCATTGGCCCGCACTTATCCTGGTGGAACCAGTGCCTTTGTTGCCGCAATGAATCGAAAAGCACGTTCTCTGGGCATGAACCACACGGTATTTTATGACCCAACAGGGCTGAACAAAGATAATACCTCGACCGCAGCAGACTTAGCATTGATGGTACAAGCTGCTTATCGTTATCCGCAGATCCGCCAGTTCACTACTTCAACCGACCATGACATCATCAGTGCTTCCGGTCGTCAGTTACATTACAAAAACAGTAATGCGTTAGTGCGTGAAGGTGTGTGGGATATTCAGTTATCTAAAACCGGTTATATCAAAGAAGCGGGTCGTTGCCTGGTGATGGTGGCGGAAGTGCAAAGTAAACCCATGGTGATGGTTTTTCTCGATGCCGGTGCAACCTCTGGCCGTATCAGCGATGCGCGGAATATCAAAACCTGGCTGGAACGCCAGCCAACCAATCAACTGGGTTAA
- a CDS encoding zinc ribbon-containing protein, with protein MSEQNSPDKKPKGYELFMSHVRAFWSEKGAPTRENLQHWLKEVEAFVVAAEDLTKDELALTSAYVNEELSEFLDAPGGYQDSAFFNALQDTAWTWLLAVSDRTQIEQVAVENDLHHANGYKLGEWMAPGQKICKQCGHRETLTHSVALTPCLHCGGEHFQRQPLLP; from the coding sequence ATGTCAGAACAAAACAGCCCGGACAAAAAACCGAAGGGGTATGAACTGTTTATGAGTCATGTTCGTGCCTTCTGGAGCGAAAAAGGGGCACCGACGCGCGAAAATCTGCAGCATTGGTTAAAAGAAGTCGAAGCGTTTGTCGTCGCGGCAGAAGACCTGACCAAAGATGAACTGGCGCTGACCAGCGCTTATGTGAATGAAGAGCTGAGTGAGTTTTTAGATGCCCCCGGTGGGTACCAGGATTCCGCGTTTTTTAATGCCTTGCAGGATACGGCTTGGACGTGGCTATTGGCAGTCAGTGATCGTACGCAGATAGAACAGGTGGCAGTGGAAAATGATCTGCACCATGCAAACGGTTATAAGCTCGGTGAATGGATGGCGCCAGGGCAAAAGATTTGTAAACAATGCGGGCACCGTGAAACCTTAACGCATTCCGTCGCGCTCACCCCATGCCTGCATTGTGGCGGTGAACATTTCCAGCGGCAGCCTTTATTACCTTGA
- the leuS gene encoding leucine--tRNA ligase: MQEQYNPQSLEPEVQRHWDKQQTFKAFEKVDKEKFYCLSMFPYPSGRLHMGHVRNYTIGDVISRYQRLNGKNVLQPIGWDAFGLPAENAAIKNNSAPAKWTYENIEYMKGQLKMLGLSYDWDRELATCTPEYYRWEQWFFTELYNKGLVYKKTSSVNWCPNDQTVLANEQVQDGCCWRCDTPVEQKEIPQWFIKITAYAEELLNDLDKLDGWPEMVKTMQRNWIGRSEGLTMTFNVENSDQSFDIYTTRPDTLMGVTYVAVAAAHPLAKQAAESNAALADFLEECKNTKVAEAELATMEKKGMATGLYALHPLDGRRVPIMVANFVLMDYGTGAVMAVPAHDQRDFEFAQKYGLEIRAVIAAEDGSAPDISAAAYTEKGVLFNSGEFDGLDFKQAFDAICSKLEAQGLGKRTVNFRLRDWGVSRQRYWGAPIPMLTLEDGTVVPAPADQLPVILPEDVVMDGVQSPIKADPEWAKTTYNGQPALRETDTFDTFMESSWYFARYCCPDYEQGMLDTDRANHWLPVDQYIGGIEHACMHLLYARFFHKLLRDSGMVKSDEPFTRLLCQGMVLADAFYYTENGARIWVSPTDVKVERDEKGRIVKATDNEGREVIHSGMTKMSKSKNNGIDPQLMVERYGADTVRLFMMFASPADMTLEWQESGVDGAQRFLKRLWKAVSEHTAKGAAPALDTASLSNEQKALRRELHKTIAKFSDDIGRRQTFNTAIAAVMELMNRVAKAPQESEQDRALVQEVLTNVVLMLYPITPHVCFHLWQALGHADIDQATWPVADAAAMVEDEKLVVVQVNGKVRGKLTVAADATQEQVHALAMQDHTVVKFVADLTVRKVIYVPGKLLNIVVG, from the coding sequence ATGCAAGAACAATATAATCCCCAGTCCCTGGAGCCGGAAGTTCAACGGCATTGGGATAAACAGCAGACATTCAAAGCCTTCGAGAAAGTAGATAAAGAGAAATTCTACTGCCTGTCTATGTTCCCTTATCCGTCAGGCCGTCTGCACATGGGTCATGTGCGTAACTACACCATCGGTGACGTGATCTCCCGTTACCAGCGCCTGAACGGCAAAAACGTACTGCAGCCCATCGGTTGGGATGCGTTCGGTCTGCCAGCTGAAAATGCGGCGATCAAAAATAATTCCGCACCGGCCAAATGGACTTACGAAAACATCGAATACATGAAGGGCCAGCTGAAAATGCTGGGTCTGTCTTACGATTGGGATCGTGAGCTGGCGACCTGCACCCCAGAATATTACCGTTGGGAACAGTGGTTCTTCACTGAGCTGTATAACAAAGGCTTAGTTTATAAAAAAACCTCTTCCGTAAACTGGTGCCCGAATGACCAGACCGTACTGGCCAACGAACAGGTGCAAGACGGTTGCTGCTGGCGTTGTGACACCCCAGTCGAACAAAAAGAAATTCCGCAGTGGTTTATCAAAATCACTGCCTACGCTGAAGAGCTGCTGAACGATCTGGATAAGCTGGATGGCTGGCCGGAAATGGTGAAAACCATGCAGCGCAACTGGATTGGCCGCTCAGAAGGTCTGACCATGACCTTCAACGTGGAAAACAGCGACCAGTCATTTGATATTTACACCACCCGCCCGGACACCCTGATGGGCGTGACTTATGTGGCAGTGGCCGCGGCGCACCCGCTGGCAAAACAGGCGGCAGAAAGCAATGCCGCACTGGCTGATTTCCTCGAAGAGTGCAAAAACACCAAAGTAGCCGAAGCAGAACTGGCGACGATGGAGAAAAAAGGCATGGCCACTGGCCTGTATGCCCTGCACCCACTCGATGGTCGTCGCGTGCCAATCATGGTCGCCAACTTCGTACTGATGGATTACGGCACTGGTGCGGTGATGGCAGTACCTGCGCACGACCAACGTGACTTTGAATTTGCGCAAAAATACGGTCTGGAAATTCGTGCCGTGATCGCTGCAGAAGATGGTTCAGCACCAGATATCTCTGCGGCAGCCTACACCGAGAAAGGTGTGCTGTTTAATTCTGGCGAATTTGACGGTTTAGATTTCAAACAAGCCTTCGATGCCATCTGCAGCAAACTGGAAGCGCAAGGTTTAGGTAAACGCACCGTGAACTTCCGTCTGCGTGACTGGGGCGTATCGCGTCAGCGTTACTGGGGCGCACCAATTCCAATGCTAACGTTGGAAGATGGCACCGTGGTACCTGCACCCGCCGATCAACTGCCAGTGATCCTGCCAGAAGATGTGGTAATGGACGGCGTACAAAGCCCCATCAAAGCTGACCCAGAGTGGGCGAAAACCACGTATAACGGCCAACCAGCGCTGCGCGAAACTGACACCTTCGATACCTTCATGGAATCGTCTTGGTATTTCGCCCGTTACTGCTGCCCGGATTATGAACAAGGTATGCTCGATACCGATCGTGCGAATCACTGGTTGCCAGTCGATCAATACATCGGTGGTATCGAACACGCCTGTATGCACCTGCTGTATGCGCGTTTCTTCCACAAGCTGCTGCGCGATTCCGGCATGGTGAAAAGCGATGAGCCATTCACCCGTTTGTTATGCCAAGGCATGGTACTGGCCGATGCGTTCTACTACACCGAAAACGGTGCACGTATTTGGGTAAGCCCAACCGACGTCAAAGTAGAACGCGATGAAAAAGGCCGTATCGTTAAAGCCACCGATAATGAAGGTCGGGAAGTCATTCATTCCGGCATGACCAAAATGTCGAAATCGAAAAACAACGGCATCGACCCACAACTGATGGTAGAACGTTACGGTGCTGACACCGTGCGTCTGTTCATGATGTTTGCATCCCCTGCTGATATGACGCTGGAATGGCAAGAATCGGGGGTGGATGGTGCGCAACGCTTCCTGAAACGTCTGTGGAAAGCCGTCTCTGAACATACCGCGAAAGGTGCAGCACCTGCGTTAGATACCGCCAGTTTGAGTAACGAGCAGAAAGCACTGCGTCGTGAGTTGCACAAAACCATTGCTAAATTCAGCGATGACATTGGTCGTCGTCAAACGTTCAACACCGCGATTGCCGCCGTGATGGAGCTGATGAACCGTGTGGCGAAAGCGCCACAAGAGTCAGAGCAAGATCGCGCACTGGTACAAGAAGTGCTGACGAATGTTGTGCTGATGCTCTACCCAATCACCCCGCACGTTTGCTTCCATTTGTGGCAAGCACTGGGTCATGCGGATATCGATCAAGCCACTTGGCCGGTTGCCGATGCGGCTGCAATGGTCGAAGACGAAAAACTGGTCGTTGTGCAAGTAAACGGCAAGGTACGTGGCAAACTGACCGTGGCCGCTGACGCAACGCAAGAGCAAGTACACGCACTGGCAATGCAAGATCATACCGTGGTGAAGTTCGTGGCCGATCTGACCGTGCGCAAAGTGATCTATGTACCGGGCAAACTGCTCAATATCGTGGTTGGCTAA